The stretch of DNA cattatctgtcgtctctaGCAagaacacctattcacaactgcgtctttcaagaaagatttctttcttcttgatttctgaattcctttctcaccgttttccgttcctattcttacaccgccgtatgctacagtGGCCGTCAGCTAGTTGACATTATTTATGCTTGCATGTCATTTTGCTCTTTAGTGCCACATTTAACAGTAGGTATGTAccagtttatttaatttgtccaaaatGATCCTCCAGAATTTTAACTTTATAATCAGAAAACAAACAGCTGCCAAAAAACTCAATATTATATTTACCCAGGAGGAATCCAGTTTAATTTACATGGCATTAAATAACCCAGGGGCCGATGGGGGGTCACAATCAGGCCTTGACCATGAGAGCTGTAGAAATAAACCTGATGGcagcaacaaaaaacacaaagcattgTGACAAATGTAAAATGCCCAGAAGTGGAGCTTCAGACTCAAGGCAGCTGTCACACTTGCCATTCCCCCCCAAACAAATGGCAGACGGGGTTTGGGAGTGGATTGGTTATTTTGGGGGGGTTATACacgttttctctttgtcattctggggtatcaaGTGTTGCCTGATGAGGAGAAAATCAATAAGTGATTTAAACACAAGGCTGCAGCAGAGCAGAATGTAAAAAAGTGGAGGGGCGctgcacacgtgtgtgtgtgtgtgtgtgtgtgtgtgtgtgtgtgtgtgtgtgtgtgtgagagagagagagacaaagacagTCACACTGATAAAAAACGAGGAATGCTTTAATGACACGGCCATTAGATTCCCATGTCTGACCATAATCTATGCattctttaatgtttttacattttattttcacacaacttttttatgtttatatacaaCAAGGCGGAGAGACTCCAACGAGGACTGTACACTTTGCATATGCAGTGCAATAAAAATATCCTGCAGGTGCATTTTGGGTTTGTGCAGGTTTGATGTTCAGTAAATATTCGAAGGATGCCGCTGCCATTAAAAGCAGATTACATTTCACCACCCACGTTGTGCTGGCATACCCAGGTCAGAGCGCGGCTCTCTTCAAATGCTCCGCGGTTGGCCCTTAAAAGTGTGCACAAGGAATTGCTTCGTGACATTCCCATGAATCACTATAAAACTAGTTGTTCTGGTTATTATGAACCAAATGCACGTCTCAAAACtttacaagaaaacatgaaatcttAGACTTTACACTCcactttcacttttgttttcagtcagacaCAAAGCAGGAGCAGGGCAGATTCAAACGTATTCAAATCAAAGACAAAAGGAAATGAAGCCAAATATCTCACGCTGCCCCGCATCCAACACGCTCAACTTCCCAACATTTCTGCAGGTGCCATGCTCATAATCCAACACCTGGTGACCCAGTGAAGCTCAATGTGAAAACAGAGCGGGGTCTACACTGGCAAGACAGATTCTCCCTCTCAGGAGTGGACAATCAGTCACCTACCTCTGGTAACCTTCGTCCAGGAATACTGGGAAAGTCGTGGTGTTCGTTGTGGTATCCAACATTGAAGGTGAGCAGATTGAGGGATCCATAGTAAGAGTAGGTCTCGTGACCCTTCAGAAACATGTAGTGCTCTGCAATGAAGTGGCCCGAGATTGGATGCATCCCCATGCCAAGCATGGACCCTGCCAGCATGTACACAACAGGCTTGACTCCCCACAGGTAGTAGAGGGCAATGTTAAAAGAGAACTGAACCACCAGGTTAATCACCTCCAACTGACTGATGGGCTTTGGGTTGATGTACAGCGGGCGGATGGCATAGAAGAGCGGCTGTAAAACAATCCAAAAGAATTTGCGCATTCGTGTGCAGAAAAACCAGCCCTCAAAGTCCGTGGGTATGTCCACATCGATGCCATCCCCGCCGAGGTAGCGGTGGTGGTCCAGGTGGTACCGCTTGAAAGAAGCCGAATACGGCAGACCAATGGGGAGgttggcaaaaatggcaaaccaGCGGTTCCACACCGCCTTGCTGTTGCCAAATGCCGTGTTATGAGAGATTTCGTGAATGGCCAGAGTCATGGAGTGGTTGATGCAGCTGCCAAAAACGTAAGTCCAGAACAAGAGCCACTTCCATTCCAGGTCCTTCACGAGGTAAAAGGCCAAAAACTGCACCGCCACCATCATGCAGACCACCCACTTGAGTCGTGTGTCGGGGCCCATCAGCGACTTGATCTCCGGGTATTTTGctgtgaaaagaaaacaagaaaaaaaaaaaaaaaaacttctttagtccatttaaacattttattgcaaATAAGACTGCCAGCCGTGTTCATTCCACTGCTTTATGACAAGAAAGATGCAAACACTTCACATGCAAGAAATGTTAAAGGCAGAATAAATGAGACACGGAGAACGAGTTCACAATCATGGCATTCTAAGGGGCACACCACATGAAGTCGTCTCTTAATTAAAACAATAGCTGGGCAAAACAAGCCATGGGATTCGCGCCACACGCTAGGCTGGAGAGCGACCAACGGCACAATCAGTAGGAAGGCGAGCCGAGGTCACCCTGACCAGCATGGAGGTCACAGTGCACCACTGCCACGCTCACGGCAAGGCATCTCTGAAGGGGAACTTTGCTTTCCCAATCTCACTGCAGACATGATGTCCTGTTTGCATAAACACAAGCaatcaatttaaagaaaaataaacagaaaaggccttgttttattcttttctccAGAAACTGGGAGATACCAAAGACACACACCGCAGCCAGCTTACTGGTTTGGGACATTTAAGTCAATGTGCTTAGCTTGGCCATCAGGTGTGTAAGGTTTTcttaaatttgaatattttaaatttgtatcaTATTTTATAGTACACACTTGGTGAGAGGTGTACCCAAGAATTCCCAGAATCGGTCAATAGCACAGGAATAGGGTTTAGCTCTCGTGCATCATTGTCAGTGGACCCCAAGGGTTCAATTTTCTTCCGGAATACTGCGGACTTGGGAGTTTTTGGTTTTCCTGTCATCCACAACAATTAAAAAGGACAGATTTGCTTTTCCACCCTTTTTCTCCCAATAGGTGAaccatctttttaaaaaaacaaaaaaaaaaaatcattcaaaaacagCAACTTGTTTGACAGAATTCAGCTGTACTTgggacatacaaaacaaaaaaagaaaagcctaCGGACACTTCTACAAATTGTGACACCCAGTAAACCAGTGACGACAGCAGAAGTCAGTCGGCCCACGGCTTTAGTCTTTGGCACACCTTGACCGAGGAGTATTTTCAAACACAGAAGAGACGTTCAAAGTGAAATGTGACATCTCATGCTCTTTAATGGACGGATAAATTGCCTCCGTTTCACTAGAAAATGGTGTCTGGCATTTTTTAACTGCTTCACCTCTGACACGGCCATTTAGTTCTCAGCTCCTGAACACACAACCAAGCTAATAAGCATAAAGAGGAAGGCACGGACTTCACCACATGGCGCTAGGACCTCTTAAATACGCCTGTTTGACTCTCTAAACCAGTGGTGCTTAAACGTTTTTTGCTTGTGACCCAATCTTTCCTTCTTAACATCTTGGGACACCCAGAAGGCCCCGATGGTAGAGCAAGAACTCCTCAGCATAAAAATGACAACCGGCTAACGGTCACATTTTTTAAAGTGAATTACAGTGAGCCACCAGTTAGGGGCACACTTCACTGGATGTACCGCAGGAAGCTCAGGAGCGAGCGAGTGGGTTAGTTGGCAGGGGTCCAGGACCGTTATAGCTGACTGTGGACTCCCAGTGGTTTATCTTCTCAAAGGATGTTGCTGACTTGAGGTTTCATCTTCTTCTCCTCCATTGTACGCTGGTCCAAGTTCAacaattaatgaataaatgaacggACAGAGATTTCTGGGCTTTGTTAATGTTAATCACTTTCATGCTACCATACTTTGTTTTCGTGTCTGTTTAAACAGATTTGTGTCTTTATAAATTGCTAACCACATATTGGAGTTCACAtaagtttgtatttgcattttatctGAGAACTTGACACAACACTCTACACCACAGAGAGCCCCACTTTCCCACTTATCTTTTTTTGAGCAAAAGGACATTGAACTTTATGGAATATTCGTACGAGTTGTACAAACAGCAGAGGGGTTCTGATCTAAAACTGCAAAGACTTCACTGGCACTTCACTCTGAACACAGCAAAAGGTAAGGCTACTAATCTTCTACCCCGTTCACACCCACTCTGCTCGACAAGATGACATGGCTGAAGACTACAATTAATGAACACGGTTCATGATCTACCAAGGCTGGCAGCTGGAAATGCAGCGAATTCCTACACACAGCTCTGAGCAACATGGAGGAGTGCATATTTTGGGTATGGTGGGGCTAAAGGGGGAGCAGCAGAGGGGTAGCGGTGCTGCCTCACAACAGAGAGACCAGGGCTCACGTCACAGGTTTCTCCTGCATGGAGGTTGTATGTCCTCCCTGTGTTTATgggggtttcctcagggtgctccagcTTCATCCTAAAGTCCAGTGCCtagaaggttaggtgcattgacaatgtCAAATTGGCCTGGCATGTATGTGCGCACatgttcaccctgtaatggactggcaccctgcctaggggtTATTCCTGCCATGCAACCCAATGCTTccccctgctctggataagtgagaaaaaaacagagaaaaagaaagatagaGGTCATGAATATGTGAATTGTGCAGCAGATTAATAAGACGGTTCTTCTCATCTTTATAGAGTCAGGGTCTGCTGTGCCAGCATCCTTTGAAAGCTTGTCACAAAGGGCCAAGGGGGCATCCTGAAATCCAGCAGCACAGCAATTCCAGGAATGCACATGCAGAAGGGCTGAAGTTTGTTCCTGCACAGCCAGATGCGGTTTTTCACAAGCCGGATATCCATGAATGGCTGTTTTAGTCCAATCCTGCTATTTTGTAATTGTAACTACTCGACATATTTAGAGACAGAGTTTCCTGTTGCATAACAGACATTTTCTGCTCAAATGTCACTTCTTACTGCGGAAAACAAGCAAAAAGTTCATAGGGTCACCACTGTCACGTGAACAATGCGAGTACAGTGAAGGTTTCATATGTATGTGCAAATCAACATGAAAAAGGTCACAATAAGCAAAGAGTAAAAACGGCCTCGAGACTGCTGCTCGGAGGATCTACGGCTCAGCTCAAACATCTGGATTCCTCTTCAGTAAGCCGCTGCTCCTGCAAACATAAACCTTCATCTAAATTACTAAGGGCTGTCTGCCTGTCACACAAAAACTTCAAACCACTGGGCCTTGAAGCTTTATATCTTGGCCACAATCGACAGCTTGTGCTATGATACGTGTAAAGTGACCGATGAATTGGTCGTGCAGGCTACCTCAGCCACGTAACTGGCCTTCTGGTCCTTCTCAAGGAAAGGAGCGGTGCAGCCTCATGCTGCACCTGACAGGACACAGCATTGCCAGCAGAGAAAGAACAAGACGTGGCCGACAAGTCTACAATGGCTGCACAAGCACATGGCAGGTCTGTCAGGAAAAGAGCAGTGAAGGACACCAGGAACTCCAGCAGAGTGACCTGGGGTGCTGTGTTTCACAAGTCTTGCCATCAGCACAGAGGACGACATTAAGAGCAAAATTTGACTTTgggggaacaaaaaaaataatcacactcACCATGGCCGCCTTTTAGCACTTCTAGAACGGTACCATACTGTAACACTGCGTGTCCTCTTCATACTCTTATCATACCATCACCATCCCTCAaatgtattactgtattattaattcTCTTTGAAATGGCCTCTCCTCCTAAAAGCATTGATTGACAGCAACAAGTTAAAAATGCTGGCTGCCACAGAGCTGTGTCACAGGACAAAGATGCAGAGCTCACCTTCGCTTGCATTCTCTCGCTGTATTATTAGATCAGATCGACTTtacgaatccatccatccagtgtccaacccgctatacagtgatccctcgctatatcacgcttcgactttcgctgcttcactctatcgcaattttttctcatacacgcttacgtcactacgcatgcactttccgagaacttttatctaagccccatgatggctcctaaacgtgctgctttttctaagccttctgacaataaaactaagcgccggatgaagatgcttactatccaggagagggtgaaactcttggatatgattaaagatggcaataccctacaaaagcctcctcacgcatatgaagacagcgccagcaactgcctatcaagatgttcttcagccgcgcactcagatacccactgcctactcctggtactccttcagcggaagacgacaacaacgcacctgctgaagactctccta from Polypterus senegalus isolate Bchr_013 chromosome 16, ASM1683550v1, whole genome shotgun sequence encodes:
- the degs1 gene encoding sphingolipid delta(4)-desaturase DES1, with product MGNTVAREDFEWVYTDQPHADRRKEILAKYPEIKSLMGPDTRLKWVVCMMVAVQFLAFYLVKDLEWKWLLFWTYVFGSCINHSMTLAIHEISHNTAFGNSKAVWNRWFAIFANLPIGLPYSASFKRYHLDHHRYLGGDGIDVDIPTDFEGWFFCTRMRKFFWIVLQPLFYAIRPLYINPKPISQLEVINLVVQFSFNIALYYLWGVKPVVYMLAGSMLGMGMHPISGHFIAEHYMFLKGHETYSYYGSLNLLTFNVGYHNEHHDFPSIPGRRLPEVKKIASEYYEHLPQYTSWVKVLYDFIMDDTLSPYSRIKRKLKGEVKQE